ATTTGTCCGCTACCCAACGATGCCATGCCTGCGGCACGCATGCTCACGTGCAACGTGAAATTCGCCTCGGCGCTGCCTGCACGATTCTCGGCAACGCAATAGAACTCACTCGAATCGGTCTCCTGGGCATTGGTCAGGACGAGGCGTGAACGCTTCTCGAAGCCACCGGCCTCCAGCTGCTCGAACATATGCACCCGCTGATAGGCGCTGAAGGCGCTGTTGTTGGCCAACTGCCGTCCACTCCAATACCAATGGATGCTCGCCGCTGGCACACCGCGTGCACGACACGTTATCGACGCATTCTCGCCCATGGCCGTTTCCACGTAATGCGAAATGGGCAACATTTCGGGGCGACACGCAAAATCATCCACATGCAGTTCGGCAAAAGTCCGATCAATGATGCGCTCGGGTCCCCCAGCACAAACGGGAGCAACCGGATAGGGAATGTTGCGTTGCATTAGCCAGAGTTTGGCATCCCTCAGACGGCAGTCACAGAGCCAGGGATTATCATGCAACTCGATGCCGTGCAGACGACTCAATGTCTCGATGGTCTTGGGCAACAGTTCGCTCAGTTTATTGCCATTCAAACGAAGGAGGGTCAGGCCTTGTAATCCACTAAAAGCCTGCGTTGAGATCGTTTGAATATCGCAATGCGAGAGATCGAGTTTGTGCAGCGAAGGTGTGCTGGCAAAAGCTTGAGCTTCGATCTTGTGAATATGATTCGAGGCGAGCGTGAGATCCCTTAGAGATGAGATATAACTCAGTGCGAGACTTGGGACTGTCACCAGCAAATTATGCGATAGATCCAGCTCGACGAGGTTCGTTAATCCCTTGAAGGTTTCCCGCTCGATTTCGCCAATTTTACAATTGCGTAAATACAACTTTTGCAAATTCAACAGATTGGCGCGCACAAATTGTTCATTCGCGAGCGTTTGCAGCTTATTCCCGGACATATCGAGCACTTGGGTGTTGGGATCAATGTTCTCGGGTATTTGTATGAGCAGACGATCGATGCATTCAACGGTCTGTTTGCCTCCCTTCCACTTGCAGGCGCAAACCGTTTGACAGCTGCTCAGCTGTTGCACCGGATTGTTGTCCGCATAATACGGATTCGATGATGGTGGAGGTGGCACATAGCCATCATCGGTCATGGGTTGACTATCGGCTATCGGGTATACCTCATTGTGTTGCGATGACTTCGATGATcccgatgatgatgatgatgatgatgatgacgaggaggaggaggaggaggaggagctcGCATAGTGTTTGCCGGAGTTGTAGCGATTGGCCAATAGTGTGCTGGGCATTAGCAACACTAAGATAATCCTCATCATGACTCTGATATgcatgatgtgtgtgtgtgagtgtgtgtatgtgtgtgtgtgtgataagTCTTTTGAGATATGCGCGATTTACGTTTTTTTAGGCCATGCCAGGCGGCTAATGTTGCTGCTCTCTTGGTTTTAATTACGATAATAGTGCAAACTTCCGTGTGAATTCAGCGTCgaatgaatttattatatattggtCAAGcggaaaattgattaattgccCAGTTTTtcgcgctgttgttgttcttattgttgctgttgttgttgtaaatattttcatgttttgGCGTAATTAGCGGCGCCAAGCGCGACGTTATATTTATAGGagcgtctctctctctctcgcttacACTAGATGATAATCGTTTTTCTTCGCACAGccgacaaaaaatatataatataataataacaaactgCCAAAAACGCACACAGAAACGCAAGAAAAGcgaaatttttgtatatatttttacgcAACTGGCCAGCTACaattttcttctatttttcttgatattttttgttcacttttttgttgttgttgttgttgttgtttagcgAGTTTTGCCACGCAAAGCTTTAATTTTCATcgcgttttcgtttttcgtattttttttgtatattttcgttattatttctttttttttagctgcTTCTTCTCaatgattttctttttggttttttgttacGTCTTTTGCGTTTTTTCGGCCTCGTGGCCTGCAATCACAACAGCGATAGAACCATGGACGAACCTTTTGCCGTTGTGTTCAAGTTACACACATTCGCGCGACGAGAAAAACACACGAAACCCCCAAAAAGCAGAGTGTGTGGGTGGGAGAGAGACGGAGCGGAGCGGAGCGGTGTGGTGATGAACGGGGAAGagacgaagagagagagtcgGCACGATGGTAAAAactcgtcgtcgttgttgctgcttctgctgctgctgctgcagtatGAGGGAAGAAGATGAGCGCTGGGGGGTGTTGAGGTCGTTGCTGGTGGGTGGTTTTGGTGGTTGGCCAGCAAAGAGCTTGCTGTTTGCGAGGTGCGCGTGATGAGTTTATATATTCACCgagttttgttgtgtgttgctaCTTTCATTGATTTTGAAAACTGTTTCACTTTGACATCATTAGCATTACTCGTACGATTATTATTCGCATGATGATTTTGATGATTATTGAGCAAATTGATTATTagcattgcaaataaatttcacatttgaTGCAcacaacatttcaatttcaatttcattcacACACTCTTTTTATGCTTTGATGCTACCACGGTAGCagtattatgattattattatacggTATTGTGTAGTGGAGAGACGGTTACACACGGACTCTGTAATTGTAGTAGTAGTACAACACAACGACGCAACGCTGTCGCAAGCAACCGCTCGGTAGCAATCATCGACTTGGACTGAGCGACAAGCTGCTCAGCTGCATTGGCAAAAGCGAAAGCCTCCAAAGCGAAGCAGCGAAGTTcacgccagcagcagcagagcgaCGGCGTCTGCTCGGTTTCGGTTCTTTTGCGCTTCGGCTTCGTCGGCTTTGCCGTTTCGCGTTTCGCCTCAAGCTTCGGCTTCGTGTCAGCTGATGCATGGGCCAGCGAAGGGATGAAGGTTTGCTGAGGAGCAAAAGTGCGGGTAGAGTTATATTTTTGTCTCTCTTGGCTTCCTTTttgtcatgtgtgtgtgttgctttaaCCGATTcgttggcaacatgttgctaaTGCCCCAAACTTGTCCTAAGCCTATCAACATTTCATGCTTTGATTTATTGGTTGCGTTTACGCTGAAAGTCggttaatattaaatgtaattaatttatttatcttataGATAATACCAAAACGTGTCGGATGTGATAGtggatttggtttttttatttgcgcaCGGTTTATTTGCGATTTGATTAGTGAAATTCTATTGAAAAATTTGTTGGACACTAATGATGACTTTGCTTTTTAAACACCGTAATCAACTAGcagataattaaaaaatttatgcgacaaacaaattttttagaTTAGTGCCAGGAAATgtttattcaattcaattgaattagcTTGACAAAGATATaagatattttaattaaaatttgttcaattgaaaatgagctgaaatttatatataagaaaatatgaatTGTGTGCCTTTAAACTTATTTCTTTCTATAACTGCAAATTATGCCAGATTTACAGCtgaaatcatttatttaattagcacCTGAAAAAGTTCATTAAGAAGTGTTTTTTCCTACTCCGCTGCTCGGCTTTATTATAATGATCAGATGTTGGGCTTATAACGATAACGAACTGCATGATCTTGTGAAATTTGAATgagtaaacaacaaaagcaatcaACGAGAGTCTGTTCTGCTCTTTTTCGCCAAGTAATTCTCAACGTGTGTTGTTGGAGccagaaagacagacagacggacagacagacagacagacgattAGACTGTCGGGCAGACTGACCCAAGCGACCTACTCAAGCATGAAGAGAAGAAcccgaaaataaataaacatgaaAAACTTCTTTGGCTGCAAGACGAAAGCTGAGAAGCAAACGTGGAACGAGACAGAAGCGAAGAGC
This DNA window, taken from Drosophila nasuta strain 15112-1781.00 chromosome 2L, ASM2355853v1, whole genome shotgun sequence, encodes the following:
- the LOC132788801 gene encoding uncharacterized protein LOC132788801 gives rise to the protein MHIRVMMRIILVLLMPSTLLANRYNSGKHYASSSSSSSSSSSSSSSSSSGSSKSSQHNEVYPIADSQPMTDDGYVPPPPSSNPYYADNNPVQQLSSCQTVCACKWKGGKQTVECIDRLLIQIPENIDPNTQVLDMSGNKLQTLANEQFVRANLLNLQKLYLRNCKIGEIERETFKGLTNLVELDLSHNLLVTVPSLALSYISSLRDLTLASNHIHKIEAQAFASTPSLHKLDLSHCDIQTISTQAFSGLQGLTLLRLNGNKLSELLPKTIETLSRLHGIELHDNPWLCDCRLRDAKLWLMQRNIPYPVAPVCAGGPERIIDRTFAELHVDDFACRPEMLPISHYVETAMGENASITCRARGVPAASIHWYWSGRQLANNSAFSAYQRVHMFEQLEAGGFEKRSRLVLTNAQETDSSEFYCVAENRAGSAEANFTLHVSMRAAGMASLGSGQIVGLSAALVALIVFALAAIMCLLLRVKRQPYVDSKTPNHMEVITSVNHQNSITNKTQPATGNGSIGGIVIANGAVANCIDGSNPLSSVGTLERKGSSTGGGGGGGGRATSSSHDQRNANPVQKPPRLTDLPYATQGYDNAGSVLSTASCFISPSASTGHGNNPDLINDTKRFGSDEFADLKLPAMLGQELGGNGSGEYSRANGCDSLYPSGLWEHTAGAASSADDLFMKRYTDKTPIIDASQLYDLHERNAASDYFSKTFPRTHLQQTGAAVGAAATSSTSTATTNLSSGGGSSGYPNDYGLPLVPGAEHQHNHQLQMHPLQQLQQQLTTTLNQHQQQLNHSSSSTHSGSPHFSSRTLPRLHDGGGSSSNASTSSSPTPAQIAAASAAAAAASSCSILPNGQPVNAKTIRVWQKGGVPVLPPVTALKRALISSSRNSPDEGYQEGCGTDV